TGGGTGAAGAGGGAAGGGTGTACCTAGCAGAGAGAATTGCATGGGCAAGAGGTGTGGAAAAACCTGGTGCTTTCTGGAAGTGACCCTGGGTTTCAGAGTAGCTGGGcgtgttgagaaatggaggatGTTATAGGACATTGGGCTGTGAAGGCGGACAGGCACCAGAACAGGGGCATTTCAAAAGTTAGGCCGAGGACCCAGAACCCTGCCCTGGGGACGGTGGGAGCCAAGGAAGAGTCTTGAGCAGAGAGGAGCAGGTTTGAATCTGGGCAATAGAAACCCCCTTCAGGGTCATGCGGGAGATGGATGGAGGCTGGCGGGCCAGGGAGGATGCTGGTGGTTGTTCCAAGCAGGAGAGGATGAGGCCCAAGATGGGTGGGACGGTGGGAGATACATGGTGGTGGAGGACGGATTCTAGATATTCCAGAGAAGGGAATGGCCCGGGATACTGCTCACTAGCCAAGCCACTTGCCACACAGATTCCATCACCAAGGGCCTAAGGAATCTTGATCTACTTGGCAAGCAGGATTTTACTCaattgatattaaaattttgtccaatttatacacatacacaattacatataccatatatatacttTTACCATACCATATAGACCATATAGATACTTTCTAACTGTACTGGTTGTTCATGGCTGATGTCCTTCTGATTGGTCAATACCCATTGCTACAACTGTGATTAACTACTTTGAACACTACTCCTGATCATCCATCACAATATTTAGTTTAAAAGACACCcatgtcttttgttttaaaaaaaaattcagagatacagggttagtatccaaaatctataaagaacttatcaaactcaatacccaaaaaacacataatcggtgaagaaatgggcaaaagagatgaatagacacttctccaaagaagacatccagctggCCAAACgccacatgagaagatgctccacgtcactcatcatcagggaaatacaaatcaaaaccacaatgagatacctccttacacctgtcagaatggctaacatgaacaactcaggcaacaacagatgttggcgaggatgtggagaaaggggaacacttttgcactggtggtgggaatgcaagctggtgcagccactctggaaaacagtatggaggttcctcaaaaaactaaaaatggaactaccctacgacccagcaattgcactactaggcatttatctgcgggatacagggatgctgtttcaaagggacacatgcacccccatgtttatagcagcactatcgacagtagccaaagtatggaaagagcccaaatgtccatcgatggatgaatggataaagaagatgtggtctatatatacaatggagtattactcagcaatcaaaaagaaggaaatcttgccatttgcaacactgatagaactggagggtattatgctaagtaaaattagtcagagaaagacaaaaatcatatgacttcacttatttgaggactttaagacacaaaacagatgaacacaaaggaagggaaggaaaaattagataaaaacagagagggagacaggtgataagagacccttaaacacagagaacaaactgagggttgctggcggggtgttgggtgcgcggtgggctaaatgggcaagaggcattaaggaggacacttgttgggatgagcactgggtgttctatgtaagtgataaatcagtaaattctattcctgaaaccactgtcacactatatgttaactaacttggatttaaatcaaaataaaatgaaataaaggctcctgagaaagaaaaatccagaaagtaCAGAAACAGAccaaataaaaagtgaaagatCATCCCTTTGCTGCCATCAAAAGGTGTTAATTTGGTGCAGGATGCCTGCGATTTTTCCCATAAGCTTTTGCAAGGTCTgtgattttgctttgcatttgttTGGCATTGCACCTCTATCCTATTCTATATGAGCTAGGAAGGTGTTTGGCTGAAAAACCAATACATGACTTAAAAAACCATACAGTGGCTTAAATAATTGCGTGTTCAATGTTCTCCTGTAATAGAGTCTGGAAGAAGGCAGTCATGGTCCAATTAAGCAGCGCTATCATTTTGGGGATTCTTTTTCATGGTTGCAAGGTGGTTGCTGCAGCTGCAGCCATCACACCTTTGTCCAGAACCAGATGAAGTGGGAAGGAGAGGTGCCAAACTCTTGTATCAGGAAGGGAAAAGCTTTCTCAGACATTCTCAGACATTTACGGAGATCTTGGTGGCCAGAGAACCGTGTCAGAAGCCACCCAAGCTACCATGGAGGCTAAGGAAGTGCTTGGCTGGGCACACGGATGCCCCGAGCCAAACTGGAGAcctgtgagtggggaagggcagaatggGTGCTGGGTGTGGACACAGGGTCTGCACATGGTGCCCTTCTATAATATGCTGATTAGACTGACCTGGACCAGGATGCTAATTGGTGGGAGGGGTGCTATGTGAGCGGGAACTAATCTTCTAAGTGGTTGTTAGATCATTAGGGTAACAATTGTCTTCTGACAGTTGCTTCCCTGAACTGAGTGTGGGAATTTAGATAATGAGGATTTTCCTGAAAGGGCGTTTTTTGCACATGTGTCGGAAGTTCTTAACAGCAGCGTCTTAGCAGTAACTTTGAGGGGTCAGAAAGAGTGTACATTTGAGATGCTGGTAAACACTACAAACTTGCCCTCTGAAATGGCTACATGGAGTCATACCCTCGTCCCAGGAAACAAAAGGGCTTGCCTCAAACACCCTGAGCAATACCCTAACAGTTGCCAATCTGGTACGTGAAAAATGAgggtttttaacatttaaatctccctccttggggcacctggatggcttggtcggttaagcgtctgacttcggttcaggtcatgatcttacggtccgtgagttcgagccccgcgtcgggctctgtgctgacagctcagagcctggagcctgtttcagattctatgtctccctctctctctgcccctcccctgttcatgctctgtctctctctgtctcaaaaataaataaacgttaaaaaaaattaaaaaaaataaatctccctccttttctcccaaaAAAGGGAGATCAAATATTGTTTCAGATGGTTTTTTACTATTTGTTTCCTCTTCCAtaattgcctctttttttttttcttttgtgcatttttcttttgggaGTTTTTATTGATGCTTAGGAGCTGTTTATATATGATGGCTATTCACACTTTATAATACTTTCTTATACATGCTGCGACTATTGTCtgagttttttgtcttttaactcttattttgttcttttctatgaTGAAGTTAAACTATGTGGTCATCCTTGTCACTGTTTttccttatgtgtgtgtgtgtgtgtgtataatctccTTATGTAtttataagattatatatatcttggggcgcctgggtggcgcagtcggttaagcgtccgacttcagccaggtcacgatctcgcggtccgtgagttcgagccccgcgtccggctctgggctgatggctcagagcctggagcctgtttccgattctgtgtctccctctctctctgcccctcccccgttcatgctctgtctctctctgtccccaaaaaaataaataaaaacgttgaaaaaaaattaaaaaaaaagattatatatatctttggggcgcctggctggctcagtcggttgagcgtctgacttcaggtcaggtcatgatctcacagttcgtgagttccagccctgcgtcgggctctctgctgacagctcagagtctggagcctgcttctcattctgtgtctccccctctctctgcccctccccgctcatattctgtctctgtctgtttctcaataataaataaacgttaaaaaaaagtcatgtttgaaaaaaaagattatatatatctttatatgattttatatatattcttatatactcATAATATCCTTATATATTTTCctctagaattcttttttctctctctagaatTCTTAtggttcttttaatgtttacatcTTTAGTTTatcctgaattttgtgttttatttttaattataaaatgacatgttttctgtttaaaaattgttaatgtaggaaaagcctaaagaaaaaaatatattttgagggaatgaataatttttttttaaaagatgacactgtacaagtttttttttttttttttaatctgcttttaGCACTTACCggatatttaacatattttcatgtcattaaatatttgtgtatagcatctttaatttcatttcaataacataattttattatttaattttttaaatgtgtatttatttattttgagagagagagcgagagagagcgagcgagcatgtgcgtgggggaggggcagagacagagggagagagagaatacccaacaggctccatgctgtcagtgcagaggcagaCGATGCctggctcgatcccatgaacggcaagatcatgacctgagctgaaatcaagagtcaggcgcttaactgactgagccacccaggcacacctaatcTTTTTGCAAAAAACTATGCTAGCTAGATGTGATCCTGAGGTGGGATGGGTGCTTCTGGGGTCAGTTTTGCCATCAGACCAGAGTCCTTGGCTTATTGATAACTGTCTGTACTCTCCTTCCCCACCAGGCCTTGGAGACCCGGGCCAGCCCCGGCCACACACCAGGCTGTGTCACCTTCGTCCTGAATGACCACAGCATGGCCTTCACTGGAGATGCCCTGCTCATCCGAGGGTGTGGGCGGACGGACTTCCAGCAAGGTCACAGGCCCCCTTCTCCAGCCTGAGATCGTAGGATGGTTATGCGTGGGCCAGAGTTTTAAGTACCTGttgtaagaatgaatgaatgggggttTTAGGGGGTCAGGATTAGATTCAAAAAGTTTAGATGCTGGAGTCGGGGAGAGTTAGAGTCATGGCCCTTGAGGGGCAGATGCAGTGGTTTACTGTATTGAGGGACAGTTAGATTCAAGGGGGGGCGTTAGTTATCTATCGCTGTGAAACAAATGACCCCAGAGTgtaatgacttaaaacaatgaTTAACATTATCTCGCATAACTTCTGAGACTCAGGACTCTGGGAgtagcttagctgggtggttccgGCTCAGCATCTTTCATGGAGGGCACAGTCAAGCTAGGGcctgggctgcagtcatctgaaggcgtgactggggctggaggggtcCGCTTCCAAAGGCGcctcactcacatggctggcaaGCTGGCTCCcactgttggcaggaggcctcagtttctcaccatGTGACCTCTCCATGGGGGTACTTTGTCTTCATGACCTGGCAGCGGGGTTCCTCCAGAGGGCATGATCAGAGAGATGCAACGGGCAAGCAGTCCGAAGCCCTAACTTTTTCTTAATGACCTAGTCTCAGAAGTTTACCTCTGTCATTTCTGCAATATCCTGTTTATTCGTTGCAAGTCCCTTAGTGGAGACCACTAAGTCAAGGCGAGGGGAAGGATCACATTTTGAACAGAAAAGTGTCAGTGAGTTTGtggacatatatttattatttactttaataatattttagtatttatgcTTCACGGAATTTGTATGTCACCCTAGCATAGGGGCCACGCTAACCTtttctgtatcattccaattgtAGTGTATGCACCGCCCAAGGGagcccttttttatttatttattttttttaagtaatctctacatccaacgtgggacctgaacccacaaccccaagctcaagagtcacatgctctaccgactgagccagccaggcgcccctgtggacatatttttaaactcCATAAGGACTTTGGCTGCTGGAGGTGTCACAGCGGGGAGGGGTGTGAGTTTGATTCAGGAGTTCGGCTGCTAGGGGGGCAGTTAGATTCAGGAGTTTCACTGTGGGAAGGGAGTTTAGTTTCAGAATCTCTGGGTGTGCCTGCCCTTGAGCGTGTGCGAGTGCGCGCGTGTGCGAATACAATACGGGGCTGACACTAGATTGGGAGGATTTAGCTGCCCTGATAAAGACAGAGGAAAGATAGGACAACCATGAGCTGGAAGTGTGTAACCAGAGCCCCAGGctgcctcctgcttcctcttcctctccttatgTCTccgtctgtgtctgtctgtctgtctgtctctttccgAGGTGCCTCATCTCCCATTTATCCACTCCCGGCACAGTTACGAAATTGAAGGATTGGGCTGACATGAATGGCGGGAATGATGGTCTAGAGAGGTTTGCCCCCGCCCCAATTGAGGACTCAGAGGTTGTTGTTGGAACCATTCTCTTTGGCCTCATGTCTTCAGTTTCTTACCTTCTAGTCCAGCCTCCCTGCCCTGAAGCTTTTCTTGGAATCCCCAGGCTGAGGGCACAACTCCCTGGTGCTTCAGGATCTCATCCCAACCTTATTTACCACCATGGCGAATTTCTCACCATTCCTCAATTCTTTGCCTATGCTGTTCCATCTGTCTAGAAtgccctttcctctctttctgtgcctagGCAGGGGGGTACTGGCAGGAAATGAGGGGGGCAGTTTAGCTATGTGATTTTATCCTCCCACCCTTTTCTTGAAGGAAGGGATTAGAGGGCTCCTGTCCTGTTGATTCACTCCTCTGAACTTTCCCTCCCCAGGCTGTGCTAAGACCTTGTACCACTCAGTCCATGAAAAGATCTTCACGCTTCCAGGAGACTGTCTGGTCTACCCTGCTCATGATTACCATGGTgagggcttcctgggggaggtaTGGGACTTCTAGAACTTTCCATTTGAGAGGGCGTACCAAACTGCTGTAGTCCTTGTGGGGCATGGAGACTACAATTCCTAGAAATTTCTCTGGCCAAAAAAAGATTAAGTGCTTAGGTGTGCCGAGTGTGGATGGAGAAACTACAACTAGAATTCCGGAGGGCAAGAGTTTTCCTGGGACTTCCTTCTAGAGCTTAGGGAAGGTGGGAAACTACATTTCCCATAGTGCCCTTTGAGGAGAGCCAGCGATCTCAGGAACATTCTGGGAAGAGCCTATTAGTCCCAGGCCCGAGATGCGCCCTAAGCCTCCTGGGAAGTGTAGTCCTAGGAAGCCCCAGGCACTTGCCAGGTTGacattcttcccctcccttggCCACTAGGGCTCACAGTGTCCACTGTGGAGGAGGAGAGGACTTTGAACCCTCGGCTCACTCTCAGCTGTGAGGAATTCGTCAAGGTCATGGACAACCTGAACTTGCCCAAGCCTCAGCAGATAGGTGAGCATTTGGGGGCCGGGACTGCTGGGTCTGAGGGAGGGTGGGGCTCAGGACCAGAACTCTAGTTTCCCAAAGAAGAGGGGCTCCTAGGATTTCTGGGTCCCCAGTGGGGCATGAGGGGGTCTGCTGGAGCCCTTTGTTTTAACCTTGGTTTCTTCCTTTCAGACATTGCTGTTCCAGCTAATATGCGCTGTGGGATCCAGACTCCCCCTTCCTGACCTGGCGTGGTCAGGTGCTCATATCCGTTAAGAACGCACTAGGTGGGGTACAGAGAGGGGCACCATCACCGaagcctctcttcttcccctccctcaccagCCCTTGAgcttcttaaataaaatttaaaaaatttctttttgttttgttttgttgttgctctgAATcttatgtctttccattttctgggGGAACCAGTTGGTTTTCTGGGCTGAGGTGTCTGGTCTAGAGAGGCCAAGGGGGTGAGCAAGGTCACTGAAGATCCAGGGTGCCTGGAAGGAGGAGATTTTCCAACTCACAAGATCAGAAACTCGTATCTGGGGCAGGGCTTCTCACCTCCTTGGATTAGAACACGGTCTTGAGTTTGAACCACTTCTACCTGTAAGACCCAGGATAAGGTGCTCCacttctccgggcctcagtttcaatctgtaagatggaaataatactaataataggGTGTCATGATGACCCAAGGAATCCACATGTATGAGGTGCTTGGCACCCTCCCCGCATGGCCGGGTTCCTATCAGTGGTGACAATTATTGTAACTATCGTTTGGAATGATCTTCCAGGCACTTCCTGGCTGTGCCAGAGTGACAGTATGTCTAatggttaagaacacagactttCCAGAGAACAACTCCAGCTTTAAGATAAACAACATGTATAGACTTTGCGCACATTTGtccctctcagcctcagtttccccagctataaaatggagatggtaaCCCCTTTCTCATTAGGCTACTGTAAGGATGAAATTAACGTGTATAAAGTGTTTAGCACAGCTCCTGACATCCAATAATCCTTTCTCACGTGCcagttattttcctgtttttgccCAGAGAGGAAAGGGTCTGGCTGAGACCTTTAACCTCTGCCCTCCACTCCAtaacagatgggggggggggggcacacttTCCCGGGCTGTGGGCGGGTCTCTGACTCAGCTCAGGGCACCCCCTCCCCTTGCCCAGCTCCCCAAACCGGTCGGAGCCCTTCTAAAGGGCTCATTAGAGGGGAGAGGCCCCtatctcccttccccccccccccttttctttcagGATTCCCGGGGTCTGGGCCTTAGGGAGGCATTTATACATAGGTGATCAAGACGACTAGCCCTTTAGGGGACAAGAACGGGGGGTGCTGGAGGCAGAGTGGGGGGTCGCGATGCTGGGTTTTCCAAGGGTGGGGCCGGTGGGGCCGGGATGGCCGGATGCCGCGGCCGCGGGCGGGGCAAGCtggtctctccctcctccctcgggAGCTGTTGGACCTGTTGTCCCCCCCTCCACTTCcgggctgctggggagggggacagaacagcttctctcctccctcttccccagccaCCTGTCCTCTAGACAGAAAAGGCAGCGCCCGGAGCGCAGAGGGAAGCGCGCCGAAGCCTGAGCTGGTGAGGGGGCCGGGGCTGCGGGGTAAGACGGGGCTGGAAGCTCGGCCTTCTGGGCGcccgggggaggagggaggctgcagTTTGGGAATCTAGccccggggaggagcagaggacgCAGACTCTCGGTTTGTGTAGAGAGGGAAACTAGGAGCCCCGACTCCCGGATCCCTGAGTGAGAAGGCAGGGGCGCTACTCCCCCTTCAGGTAGAGTCGGAGCCAAGTCTACCAGGCTCGGGAAAGGAGGATACGGGAGTCCGGACGCCGGAGTCCcggagggagaaggagatgggATCGCTCTTGGGTGGTCTAAGGCATTGTGAGGGGCTGCCGGGAGGGTCCGAGGCTAGACCCTTGGGTAGGAGGGAGAGGCCAGTAGGGGGCGTGCTAAGACCCCGACTCAAATTCCGGTCTGGCCTTCGGGGGTGTGGCGCCCTGGGAGCCATCGAACCCCGCCCCCAGAAACTCCAGGCCACGCCTCCGAGTGCTCAGTTGCAGTCTTTGATCTCCTAGACCCGCCTCCTGGAGCTCTTTTCCACGCGCCCGAGCAGTCGGGAGCTGCTCTGGCCTCGTGGGCCACACCCCTACGCTGCCAGACCACGCCCCCGGAACGCAAGGGCCAGCCCACTCCGCCGGAGCCCGAAGCGGCCATGGGGACGCCGAGCGGCCCGGAGGAGGGGTGCCAGCCGCCTCCGGTACCGGAGTGCGACGCGGAGGACCGGCCCCATGGGGCTACGCAGCCCCAGGTGCACGCGGGGGACGCCCACAAGCCGGAGGCGCCCGAGGTCCCCGAGGCCCCCGAGGAGCCCCAGAGAGTGAAGGAGCTTCCCAGCGGCCGAGGAGCTGAGCAGCaggctgaggaagaggaagaagtgggAGAAGGCAGCAGCACGGAGAGCAGCCGCGACGCGGTGAGGGACCTGGAGGGCGAAGGAGGGGTCACGGGGGGACCCAGAGAGAGGCACTGGCGGGTGACAGAGGGACAGGTATAGAGAGACCCGGAGACAGGGAGACAAGGACAAGGAcccaaaagagacagagacagaggctcagagagatgaggatagagacacagacagaaaccCAGAAACAAAGGACAGAGAtgctcagagaaacagaaattttgagaaaggaaaatactcTGAGAGGGACAGACCTAGCGAttcagagatagagacagatacTAAGTCGGAGAGACAAAGCCCAAACAGAGGGAAAGACTcagacccgggggggggggggggggggagggagagagacagagagacagagagagagagagagatccggGCCTATGAAAACGCAGCGCCGGGAATGGGACCTGGTATCCAAAAAGGCACCTTCTTTGAGTCGGCCACATACCCCCTCCCCTATTGCCAGCCCCTGGGCCTCCTCCCAGGCCGGGGGACACCGCACCtacaccctcccccacttgaataACCGGGCGTGGCGACTGACTGGGGCTGATCAGGACCCCCAGTCCGGGGAATGCGGTGGGGAACGGACCTACCCGGTGGCTGAGGGGTGAGGCCTCCCCTCTTGACCACGCACCCTTCAACCTCAGGGGGAGGCTCCGCCCCCAGCACAGATCCCGGCCACGGCCCCCGCATCCACCCAGCCTGGAGAGAAGGTGCGAGGGGCCGCGCGGCGGCTTCGAGAGCAGCAGCTGGAGGCACTGACCCGCGTGGCCCTGATGGAGCAGCGAGTGAAGGAGCTACAGCGCCAGAGGAAGGAGCTGAGGATCGAGGTGAGGCCGCGGACCTCGTGGGAAGTCTGGCCCCAGCTCCAGGGAAGCCCTCAAGGCCAGGCTCCCAGGCCTTTCCTCCTGCGGAATCCGATTCTTAGGCCTCCGGCCCTATCCTCCCTCCGAATCCAAGAGCTCAGATTCCCAGGCGTCCGAGTGCCCCGCCTCCGCACCGTCCTCGGACCCAGGCCTCTGGGCCCCAGTCCTTGCATTCTCTCCACAGATGGAGGTGGAGGTAGCCCTTCTGCGGGGTGAGTTGGCTGGGGAGCGAGTGGCTGCCCGGCGCGAGGAGGAGCAACTCCGGGAGCTGCTTGGACAGCAGGTGGAAACGGAGCTGGGCAGCCGGGAACAGCGGGAACAGGTCTGGTCCTGCCGGACCTTCACCACCAGTTTCCTTCCTGTGGGACGGATATTCCTGGTGGTGCCCCTGGGACCCGAGCCCCAGGGTTACCCCCGTTCCCCAAGTGGGGATACTTggtctgggtggggtggggaatgggcagatgtacttgttttccttctccctccctgaccATGATTCTAGAACCTGACTCACGGCGGGGATCGGGGGGGTGGGGTTGCGGGAGTGGGGTCTTCCTTCCCCCCCCGCCTCTTTGGTCTTTAAATGTCATACTGGGAAAAATGTCAAACCAACAAACAGAATAGTCAGATGGTGGCCGTGCCCACTGACTTCAGCAGTGATTAATCGTCCCGTTTTGTTTTCTGTCCCCCAATTTGCTTCCCTATCCCCAGTTTTAAACACCGATCCCAGCTATGATATTGTATGTAAATTCTTTAAGAACCTAttcgttctcttttttttattaaatttttaaaaatttttatttatttttaagagagacagagcatgagtgggggaggggcagagggagagggagacacagaatcccaagcaggctccaggctctgagctgtcagcacagagtctgatgctgggctcgaactcacgaaccctgagatcatgacctgagctgaagtcagtcacctgggcgcccctcattcttttttttttttttttaagtttatttatttactttaaagtttctttatttattttgagaaagagagagctcaggggagggacagagagaaagaaggagacagagaaacccaagtgggctccacgctgtcagcacagaacctgatgcagggcttgagcccacaaactgtgagatcatgacctgagccaaaatcaaaagttggatgctcaaccaactgagctactcaggcgccccctaagttgatttattttgagagagagagagcgcacaggggaggcgcagagagagatttccaaggaggctctgcactgtcagcacagagcccaacgtggggctcgatcccacaaacccatcagatcatgacctgagccgaaatcaagagccggaggcttaactgactgagccacccaggcgcccctaaatgttccCTGATTTTTGAGGCTTACCTTAAACTCCTCCCACCCAGGAAGTCTTGGATCACCCCTGAAGAAATTGCTCCCGACTCTCGATTCCCGGTCTCTGTGCCCCACTGCCCTGATTGTCTCAGTCCGTTCTGAGTGTAACGGACCCAGCCGttacagagagacagaaccagaCAGATAGGGTCCCTGCACTCTGGGCCCTGGCACCCAGGCAGGCTTCTGAGTTCTGGCTGGGCTGGCCTCTGTTTCACTTCCTGTGTCCAGACTGTGGCTCAGAGCCCGGCTGTTCTTTCAGGAACAGAAGCAACTGAGCCAGGAGCGGGATCGGGTGGAGGCTCTTCGCCAGCGACTCCAGGAGGCCCAGGGACAGCTTGACTCACAGCCAGAGGACCAGCGTGAGCGACTTCTGCAGGGGGTGCAGGAGGTGAGGCTCCTCCAGATACACTCGGGGACCTGGGGTCTGAACCGTTCTTTCCTTCGGACCCAGACGTCCAGGCCCtcagtcccctcctccctcccttagGAGTTCAGGCCCCAGCCCTGTAAGCCCCAGGACTCTGGAGGCTAGACCCCCAGGTCCCTCTTACCTCCTTGCCCGGGACTCCTGGCCCCGGCCCACTACCCCCTGGGCCCCAGTCTTTTTTTGCATTCCCGTCCGCAGATGAGGGAACAGCTGGATGTGGCCCAGCATGCCTACGAGGACCTAGAGTTCCAGCAGCTGGAGCAGGAGAGCCGGCGGGAGGACGAGGACCGGGACAGCCCCGGGGCCCGGGCACTGGACCCCAAGGTCCGGGAACTTCAGGCCAGCGTGGCGCAGCACAGGGTAAGTCGGGCTGGGCTGGCCCTGCCTCCCTCGCTGctgccctctgtctcctccattcCACGACTggccctttctctgtcctcctttcccgCCTGGGTCCCGTTCTTTGGAGCAGGGACAAGCGTTGATGTTTATGGAGcatttactatgttccaggcacggTCCTAAATGTTTCATGAGTCTTTGCTCATTGAATCATTCAAGAATCCTAGGAGGCACACCTTACCTTCTTTCCACTTTATAAGTACAGGAACTGAAGGTCAAGGTGCTCGAGTAATCTTTTCCAAAGGTCACTCAGTCTGTAGAGGatagagctgggatctg
The sequence above is a segment of the Leopardus geoffroyi isolate Oge1 chromosome E2, O.geoffroyi_Oge1_pat1.0, whole genome shotgun sequence genome. Coding sequences within it:
- the ETHE1 gene encoding persulfide dioxygenase ETHE1, mitochondrial isoform X2, whose translation is MPSWSRNWGCGCCMLALETRASPGHTPGCVTFVLNDHSMAFTGDALLIRGCGRTDFQQGCAKTLYHSVHEKIFTLPGDCLVYPAHDYHGLTVSTVEEERTLNPRLTLSCEEFVKVMDNLNLPKPQQIDIAVPANMRCGIQTPPS
- the ETHE1 gene encoding persulfide dioxygenase ETHE1, mitochondrial isoform X1; its protein translation is MAGATLRFAGRQLSQRSGSGVPILLRQMFEPKSCTYTYLLGDRESREAILIDPVLETAPRDAQLVKELGLRLLYAVNTHCHADHITGSGLLRSLLPGCQSVISRLSGAQADLHIEDGDSIHFGRFALETRASPGHTPGCVTFVLNDHSMAFTGDALLIRGCGRTDFQQGCAKTLYHSVHEKIFTLPGDCLVYPAHDYHGLTVSTVEEERTLNPRLTLSCEEFVKVMDNLNLPKPQQIDIAVPANMRCGIQTPPS